A stretch of the Filimonas lacunae genome encodes the following:
- a CDS encoding response regulator transcription factor yields the protein MATEQKGNILVVEDEENLHEALKLNLEMEGYSVSSAFNGTEALKAVQAEYFDLVILDIMLPELDGIGVTEGIRIQHIDVPILILSARNSSSDRVLGLKKGADDYLTKPFNLEELMLRVEKLIKKNKRMQDKETIDNEYAFGGNRIDFKAQEATTWSGELVQLSKKEAMLLKLLIENRNEVVTRERILQVVWGYNVYPTTRTIDNFILNFRKYFEADTRNPKHFHSVRGVGYKYNDA from the coding sequence ATGGCTACAGAGCAAAAAGGCAATATTCTGGTAGTAGAGGATGAAGAGAATTTGCACGAAGCGTTAAAGCTGAACCTGGAAATGGAAGGATACAGTGTTTCTTCTGCTTTCAATGGTACAGAAGCGCTAAAGGCGGTGCAGGCAGAATATTTTGACCTGGTGATTCTGGATATTATGCTGCCCGAGCTGGATGGTATCGGCGTTACAGAAGGCATTCGCATTCAGCATATTGATGTACCCATTCTTATTTTAAGCGCCCGCAACAGCAGCAGCGATCGGGTGTTGGGGTTGAAAAAAGGTGCAGACGATTATTTAACCAAGCCTTTTAACCTGGAAGAACTGATGCTGCGTGTGGAGAAGCTGATAAAGAAGAACAAGCGTATGCAGGATAAGGAAACCATCGATAATGAATATGCGTTTGGTGGTAACAGGATAGATTTTAAGGCACAGGAAGCCACTACCTGGAGTGGTGAGCTGGTACAGTTAAGCAAGAAAGAGGCGATGCTGTTGAAGCTGCTGATTGAAAACAGGAATGAGGTAGTTACCCGCGAAAGGATATTACAGGTGGTATGGGGCTACAACGTATATCCTACCACACGTACCATTGACAATTTTATACTCAACTTCCGCAAATATTTTGAAGCCGACACCCGTAACCCCAAACACTTTCATTCCGTTAGAGGGGTGGGATATAAATACAACGATGCTTAA
- a CDS encoding BatD family protein, with protein sequence MKYFTCICYSLLLLFTAHAQNAQVHFTIQTSAHDIFKNDVLQVEYVISNASWVSDFIPPSLNAWSVSSGPIQSEETVNINGKSTHKSSFIYMLRPLKAGTLTLPSASVVANNRRVSSNSITIHVIDKNNPSPIGTPPPSAALQSLFGAQSTDSEEAAFSKVPELREQENATDKIRSNSFIKVFTSKNTCYIGEPVMVTYKFYRALRSKAVVTKQPSFSGCSVKEIAFDEQSTQEKYGNKTYIVNVIRKVQLQPLQAGRLRLDSATVTNEIVFALPHKQYAKDNFRADIQNMPQFIEVLPLPKQNKPQDFTGITGHFRIQAQAKDNNIPAQENNSLLITISGKGDITGIKPPAVNWPGSTEHFEATTEDNIDKNLFPLEGSRTFAYHFIASKEGDITIPPVQFSYFDVEKERYESIHTDSLHLHFNKPAGKKDYTLFAEEGGNKNLLWMIVAALLAGGAGAWWYYRRKPKKPSASKTKPQAQTIPPARPDFIISFDILSNIEDHYLFFNKSKDILSLAIGEKTNTYNVPFPVLLTALQQHEQYAHLVTDCKLLYEDCDVAMYSPDISSSDRANTLDRMKKVLQQLRLIP encoded by the coding sequence ATGAAATATTTTACCTGTATCTGCTATAGCCTGCTATTGCTATTTACTGCTCACGCACAGAATGCGCAGGTACATTTTACCATACAAACTTCTGCACATGATATATTTAAAAATGATGTTCTCCAGGTAGAATATGTGATAAGCAATGCATCCTGGGTTTCTGACTTTATTCCTCCCAGCCTTAACGCCTGGAGCGTTAGTTCCGGCCCCATACAGTCGGAGGAAACCGTCAACATCAATGGTAAAAGCACCCATAAAAGCAGTTTCATATACATGCTCCGGCCTTTGAAAGCCGGCACGCTTACATTGCCTTCTGCATCTGTTGTTGCCAACAACCGTCGTGTTAGCTCTAACTCCATTACTATACATGTCATTGACAAAAACAATCCTTCTCCCATAGGCACTCCCCCACCTTCTGCCGCACTGCAGTCATTGTTTGGTGCGCAAAGTACCGATAGCGAGGAAGCAGCATTCAGTAAAGTTCCGGAATTGAGGGAGCAGGAGAATGCAACAGATAAAATTCGCAGTAATAGCTTTATAAAAGTGTTCACCAGCAAAAACACCTGCTATATAGGCGAACCCGTAATGGTAACATATAAGTTTTACCGTGCCCTGCGTAGTAAGGCGGTGGTAACCAAACAACCTTCTTTTTCCGGTTGCAGCGTAAAAGAGATTGCATTTGACGAGCAAAGCACCCAGGAAAAATATGGCAACAAAACCTATATAGTAAATGTGATACGCAAGGTACAGCTGCAACCTTTACAGGCAGGCCGCCTTCGCCTTGACAGCGCTACTGTAACCAATGAAATTGTGTTTGCCCTCCCGCATAAGCAGTATGCGAAAGACAACTTCCGGGCAGATATTCAGAATATGCCCCAGTTTATTGAGGTGCTTCCCCTGCCTAAACAGAACAAACCCCAGGATTTTACAGGCATCACAGGCCATTTTCGCATACAGGCACAAGCTAAGGACAATAATATTCCTGCACAGGAAAACAACAGCCTGCTTATCACTATTAGCGGCAAAGGAGACATCACAGGCATTAAGCCACCAGCAGTGAACTGGCCCGGTAGCACAGAGCATTTTGAAGCTACTACCGAAGACAACATAGACAAGAACCTCTTCCCCCTGGAAGGCAGCCGAACATTTGCCTATCATTTTATAGCATCCAAAGAAGGGGATATCACTATTCCTCCTGTACAGTTTTCTTATTTCGATGTAGAAAAAGAAAGGTATGAGTCTATACATACCGATAGCCTGCATCTTCATTTCAACAAGCCTGCAGGTAAAAAAGACTATACACTTTTTGCAGAGGAAGGTGGTAATAAAAATCTGCTCTGGATGATAGTAGCAGCATTACTGGCCGGTGGTGCAGGTGCATGGTGGTATTATCGCCGTAAACCAAAGAAGCCATCTGCTTCTAAAACCAAGCCGCAAGCACAAACGATACCACCTGCCAGGCCTGATTTTATTATCTCGTTTGATATACTAAGTAATATTGAAGATCACTATCTCTTCTTCAATAAAAGCAAAGACATATTATCACTGGCCATAGGAGAAAAAACCAACACGTATAACGTTCCTTTTCCGGTACTGCTTACCGCATTGCAGCAACATGAACAATATGCGCACCTGGTAACTGATTGCAAGCTACTATATGAGGATTGCGATGTAGCAATGTATTCACCCGATATCAGCAGTAGCGACCGGGCTAATACACTGGATAGAATGAAAAAGGTATTACAGCAGCTCAGGCTTATCCCTTAA
- a CDS encoding formimidoylglutamase, whose amino-acid sequence MSSFESIIDFLEPVNIYELSNDEGYRDTQVGKHIAVYEEELPDIDEADIILIGCGEARGEGPGFSHSDGPNIIRRAFYSLYHWHDSVKVADVGNVKRGASLNDTYGALRAVVSELVSHNKRVVILGGSHDITRAQYNVYAAAENIIEMTCVDARMDMDIDSVLPVESFMLELLTSDPNFIKHYNHIGFQSYMVHPTMLETIDKLRFDCYRVGRVKEHIEEMEPVIRNSNMLTFDIAAIQHSHAPANYLTPNGFNGEEACTLMQYAGMSPQLSTIGIYGYTPKRDVQDLTAKQISHMLWYLMDGIHKGKQEAPMEMTDEFNEFNIAFAEVETRFLQSKRTGRWWVQLPDGKYIACSHRDYMIAAANDIPERWLRAVERS is encoded by the coding sequence ATGTCTTCTTTTGAGTCGATTATAGATTTTCTGGAACCGGTGAATATTTACGAATTATCGAATGATGAAGGCTATCGGGATACACAGGTGGGCAAACACATTGCTGTATACGAGGAAGAGCTGCCTGATATTGATGAAGCGGATATTATTTTGATAGGATGCGGCGAAGCGAGAGGAGAAGGTCCGGGGTTTAGTCATTCTGATGGACCCAATATTATCCGTCGTGCTTTTTATAGTTTATATCACTGGCACGACTCGGTAAAAGTGGCCGATGTGGGGAATGTAAAAAGAGGAGCTTCTTTAAATGACACCTATGGTGCTTTAAGGGCGGTAGTTTCCGAACTGGTGTCGCACAATAAAAGAGTGGTTATCCTGGGAGGTTCGCACGATATTACCCGCGCTCAATATAACGTGTATGCAGCAGCAGAGAATATTATTGAAATGACCTGTGTGGATGCCCGCATGGACATGGATATTGACAGCGTGCTGCCTGTGGAATCGTTTATGCTGGAATTGCTTACCAGCGATCCCAACTTTATAAAACACTACAATCACATTGGTTTTCAAAGCTATATGGTACACCCTACCATGTTGGAAACCATTGATAAGCTGCGTTTTGATTGTTATCGTGTAGGTCGTGTAAAGGAACATATAGAAGAAATGGAGCCCGTGATCCGCAACTCCAATATGCTTACGTTTGATATTGCTGCTATTCAGCACAGTCATGCTCCTGCTAATTACTTAACTCCGAACGGCTTTAATGGTGAGGAAGCATGTACGCTGATGCAATATGCAGGTATGAGCCCACAGTTAAGCACTATTGGCATATATGGCTATACACCTAAGAGGGATGTGCAGGATTTAACGGCCAAACAAATCAGCCATATGCTGTGGTACCTGATGGATGGCATACACAAAGGCAAGCAGGAAGCGCCAATGGAGATGACGGATGAGTTTAACGAATTCAATATTGCCTTTGCTGAGGTGGAAACCAGGTTTTTACAAAGCAAGCGTACCGGACGTTGGTGGGTGCAATTGCCAGACGGAAAATATATTGCCTGTAGCCATCGCGATTATATGATCGCAGCAGCCAATGATATTCCGGAAAGATGGCTGCGTGCGGTAGAAAGATCTTAA
- a CDS encoding M13 family metallopeptidase, translating into MRNSICLHGVLMAGALLTGTVSFAGPDKPGQPKYIDKSNMDQAVKPGDNFYRYANGSWLKNNPVPGSKTRWGSFDVLREESSKRLQTLLTEAAKNTGKDRSTQMIGDYYTSAMDSAAIEAKGFLPVQPDLSRLAAISNLEEIINEIASLRTQGFGAPLFGMFVGQDRKNVTTNIVQLSQGGTTLPDRDYYLKNDPRSRSIREAYRAHLQKMFALVGEGAMASNNSADAVLRIETALAKVQFSRVEMRDPYKLYNKYAVKDLATLTPGLNWADLFGKMKVQAGDSVLVNNPQFLKTADALLSAVPLNDWKSYLRWAVLKTTAPYLSSAFVKQTFEFNQVLTGQAEQTPRWQRMSSLIDGDLGDLLGQLYVEKYFKPEAKQRMLDLVNNLQATFEERIKRLDWMSDVTKEKALEKLHAFTKKIAYPDKWKTYDGIVITRNDLMSNVRSCNVWGYNDMVTRMGQPVDKTRWGMTPPTINAYYSPTNNEIAFPAGILQFPFFDFGADDAVNYGGIGAVIGHEMTHGFDDQGRQSAADGNLKDWWTKEDADKFTSKANEVVKQYDAFAVLDTLHVNGKLTLGENLADLGGLNIAYEAYTKTKEFKEGKKIDGFTPAQRFFLSWAQVWRNNAVPKTQAQLLLTDPHSPGEARANGPIVNMDAWYAAFDVKPGDKLYKPEAQRTKIW; encoded by the coding sequence ATGAGAAATAGCATTTGTTTACATGGTGTGCTTATGGCGGGTGCGCTGTTAACAGGCACAGTATCCTTTGCCGGACCAGATAAGCCCGGCCAGCCCAAGTACATTGATAAGAGCAATATGGACCAGGCCGTTAAACCCGGCGATAACTTTTATCGCTACGCAAACGGCAGCTGGTTGAAAAACAATCCTGTTCCAGGCAGTAAAACACGCTGGGGAAGCTTTGACGTGTTACGTGAAGAAAGCAGCAAGCGCCTGCAGACACTGCTTACAGAAGCGGCTAAAAACACAGGCAAAGACAGGTCTACCCAAATGATTGGCGACTACTACACCAGCGCCATGGATAGTGCCGCTATTGAAGCCAAAGGTTTCCTGCCGGTTCAGCCCGATCTTAGCCGCCTGGCAGCGATCAGCAACCTGGAAGAAATTATCAATGAAATAGCCAGCTTACGCACACAAGGGTTTGGCGCTCCGCTGTTTGGCATGTTTGTAGGCCAGGACCGCAAGAACGTAACCACCAACATTGTGCAGTTAAGCCAGGGTGGTACTACATTGCCCGATAGAGACTATTACCTGAAAAATGATCCGCGCAGCAGATCTATCCGGGAAGCTTACCGCGCTCATTTACAAAAGATGTTTGCATTAGTGGGTGAAGGGGCTATGGCTTCTAACAACAGTGCCGACGCTGTATTACGTATAGAAACTGCACTGGCTAAAGTTCAGTTCAGCCGTGTGGAAATGCGCGATCCTTATAAACTGTATAATAAATATGCGGTAAAAGACCTGGCCACTCTTACTCCGGGTTTAAACTGGGCCGACCTGTTTGGTAAAATGAAGGTGCAAGCCGGTGATAGCGTACTGGTGAACAATCCACAGTTTTTAAAAACAGCAGATGCTTTGTTAAGCGCCGTGCCACTGAACGACTGGAAAAGCTACCTGCGCTGGGCAGTGTTGAAAACAACGGCTCCTTACCTCAGCAGTGCTTTTGTAAAACAAACATTTGAGTTTAACCAGGTATTGACCGGTCAGGCAGAACAAACGCCACGCTGGCAGCGCATGAGCAGCCTGATTGATGGCGACCTGGGCGACCTGCTGGGCCAGTTATACGTAGAAAAGTATTTTAAACCAGAAGCCAAACAGCGCATGCTGGACCTGGTGAACAACCTGCAGGCTACGTTTGAAGAACGTATTAAAAGGTTGGACTGGATGAGTGATGTTACTAAAGAAAAGGCGCTGGAAAAGTTACATGCCTTCACTAAAAAAATAGCTTATCCCGATAAATGGAAAACTTACGATGGTATTGTAATTACCCGTAACGACCTTATGTCCAACGTTCGCAGCTGTAACGTATGGGGCTATAATGATATGGTAACGCGTATGGGCCAGCCTGTTGATAAAACAAGATGGGGCATGACACCTCCAACCATCAACGCTTACTATAGCCCAACCAATAATGAAATCGCTTTCCCTGCCGGTATTTTACAGTTTCCCTTTTTCGACTTCGGTGCCGACGATGCGGTAAACTATGGCGGTATCGGTGCAGTGATCGGCCATGAAATGACCCACGGGTTTGATGATCAGGGACGCCAGTCTGCTGCTGATGGCAACTTAAAAGATTGGTGGACTAAAGAAGATGCAGACAAGTTTACTTCAAAGGCCAATGAAGTGGTAAAACAATATGATGCCTTTGCCGTACTGGACACTTTGCATGTAAACGGCAAACTTACCCTGGGTGAAAACCTGGCCGACTTAGGTGGTTTAAACATTGCCTATGAAGCTTATACTAAAACCAAGGAGTTTAAAGAAGGTAAAAAGATAGATGGTTTTACGCCCGCACAACGCTTCTTCTTAAGCTGGGCACAGGTATGGCGTAACAATGCAGTACCTAAAACACAGGCGCAGTTATTGCTTACCGATCCACACTCCCCTGGCGAAGCACGTGCCAATGGCCCTATAGTAAACATGGACGCCTGGTATGCTGCATTTGATGTAAAGCCCGGTGATAAATTATACAAGCCAGAAGCGCAACGTACTAAAATCTGGTAA
- a CDS encoding D-alanyl-D-alanine carboxypeptidase/D-alanyl-D-alanine-endopeptidase: MKKYYLLGIYGAWIMMAAGCAVQKSQVVAENKGLQQLPELASAHVGICIMDLATGAYIYQYQPDKYFMPASNTKLLTCYAAMKYLGDSLEGLDVTEWPDHVDIRPTGDPTLLHPDFTIHPIYSYLKNIDKPLHLLPALWTGKAYGTGWAWDDYADAYMAERSALPVYGNVVTVSGSKPVTVVPGYFSAAVTGVNAGGSGYVNAFNRLFHQNTFSYTNSGKALKRYAVPFITSDSIAVQLLGDTLHKNLIWQPIVAVKDNEAGGKQYVIHSQLTDSVLRFMMHRSDNFYAEQSLLMVSRLQLHEMNTDAIIARLLATDFKSMPQRPRWVDGSGLSRYNLISPQDMVWLLAKMKTDFSWKRITGILQTGNEGTLEGLYTNYAGKIYAKTGTLSNNLSLSGYLLTAKGKTLAFSVLINNHQASASAVRKQIEQWLIGILNAY; the protein is encoded by the coding sequence ATGAAAAAATATTATTTGTTAGGGATTTATGGGGCCTGGATAATGATGGCAGCCGGTTGTGCTGTACAGAAAAGCCAGGTGGTAGCAGAAAACAAAGGGCTGCAGCAGCTGCCAGAACTGGCATCGGCCCATGTGGGTATTTGTATAATGGACCTGGCTACCGGGGCCTATATATACCAATACCAGCCGGATAAGTATTTTATGCCTGCCAGTAATACTAAATTACTAACCTGCTATGCTGCCATGAAATACCTGGGCGATAGCCTGGAAGGATTGGACGTGACGGAATGGCCCGATCATGTGGACATTCGCCCCACAGGAGATCCCACCTTATTACATCCTGATTTTACCATACATCCTATATATAGCTATCTGAAAAACATAGATAAACCCCTACATCTGTTACCCGCTTTATGGACTGGGAAAGCATATGGAACCGGTTGGGCCTGGGACGACTACGCCGACGCCTATATGGCTGAACGCAGTGCGTTGCCTGTATATGGGAATGTAGTAACGGTTAGCGGAAGTAAACCGGTAACTGTAGTGCCAGGATATTTTAGCGCGGCTGTTACGGGGGTGAATGCCGGAGGAAGCGGGTATGTAAATGCTTTCAACCGTTTGTTTCACCAAAATACATTTAGTTACACCAATTCCGGAAAAGCGCTTAAAAGGTATGCTGTTCCGTTTATTACATCGGATAGTATAGCTGTGCAGTTATTAGGTGACACGTTGCATAAGAACCTTATATGGCAACCCATTGTGGCTGTAAAAGACAATGAAGCAGGTGGTAAACAATACGTAATTCACTCGCAACTTACCGACTCTGTGTTGCGTTTTATGATGCATAGGAGTGATAATTTCTATGCAGAGCAATCGTTACTGATGGTGTCACGCTTGCAGCTGCATGAAATGAACACGGATGCTATTATTGCCAGGTTGTTAGCTACTGATTTTAAGAGTATGCCGCAACGTCCACGCTGGGTAGATGGCAGTGGATTAAGCAGGTATAACCTGATATCGCCGCAGGACATGGTATGGTTACTTGCCAAAATGAAAACAGACTTCAGCTGGAAACGTATCACCGGCATTTTGCAAACAGGTAATGAAGGCACGCTGGAAGGATTGTATACCAATTATGCCGGTAAGATTTATGCTAAAACAGGAACATTGAGTAATAACCTGTCTTTAAGTGGTTATTTATTGACTGCTAAAGGAAAGACGCTGGCTTTTTCTGTATTGATCAATAATCATCAGGCCAGTGCAAGTGCTGTTAGAAAACAGATAGAGCAATGGCTTATTGGTATTTTGAATGCTTATTAA
- the mutL gene encoding DNA mismatch repair endonuclease MutL: MPDIIQLLPDNIANQIAAGEVIQRPASAVKELLENAVDAGATEIRLIVNDAGKSLMQVIDNGKGMSETDARMSFERHATSKIKNIDDLFQVRTMGFRGEALASIAAVAQVELKSRRAEDELGTYVEIENSAVIKQEPCACPLGTSISMKNLFFNIPARRNFLKSNAAEMRHIIDEFIHVAMAFPHIFFSFTANGVEQFHLEAGSLKQRILQLMGNQHSSKLVQVKEDTDYMNISGFVGKPETARKTRGDQYFFVNNRFIKSPYLNHAVMSAFEGMLPKDCFPLYVLFIDLDPTQVDINVHPTKQEIKFEDEKIIYAFVQAAVKHSLATFSVAPSLDFTLNPIIQQLDAVSKPFTDDQQQSASGSDLYKTFTQKHQAHAIEGSNKAELKHWKDAFTPLGRESSNSGGGYTGSNSNAAADQYNAGKYTDQGMSNKGQNSTSAGGWAQPGERKLPGLTGEGSAFDEIGGISTGGIDSLYSLEIPAARQLIQGAPLLQLHNTYVLAPVTSGFIVVHQQLAHERILYERYSIAAHSQSMASQQSLFPVTLELAAADAALLHDLLPELKAIGYQVEPFGKDSFIIQGTPADISQGNERHSIELLIEQFKHFSSDIKFSKREKLVRCMARQQAIKAGQVLSQQEMATLVEELLKCSTPNVTPTGNPTYLEYKEDYLDKMFGR, encoded by the coding sequence GTGCCAGATATAATACAATTATTACCCGATAATATTGCGAACCAGATAGCTGCCGGCGAGGTAATTCAACGCCCTGCCAGTGCAGTAAAGGAGTTGCTGGAGAATGCAGTAGATGCAGGTGCTACCGAAATAAGACTAATAGTAAATGATGCAGGCAAAAGCCTGATGCAGGTGATTGATAACGGCAAGGGCATGAGCGAAACAGATGCCCGCATGAGCTTTGAACGGCACGCTACCAGTAAAATCAAAAATATAGACGATCTTTTCCAGGTGCGTACTATGGGTTTCCGTGGCGAAGCCCTGGCTTCTATAGCAGCCGTAGCACAGGTGGAACTGAAATCGCGCCGCGCAGAAGATGAGCTGGGCACTTACGTGGAAATAGAAAACAGTGCTGTTATTAAGCAGGAACCATGCGCCTGCCCCCTCGGAACAAGCATTAGCATGAAAAACCTGTTTTTCAACATTCCGGCCCGCCGTAACTTTTTAAAAAGCAATGCCGCAGAAATGCGCCACATCATAGATGAGTTTATTCATGTGGCAATGGCATTCCCCCATATATTCTTCTCTTTTACCGCAAACGGGGTAGAGCAGTTTCACCTTGAAGCCGGTAGCCTTAAGCAACGCATATTACAACTGATGGGCAACCAGCACAGCAGCAAGTTGGTGCAGGTGAAAGAAGATACTGACTATATGAATATTTCGGGTTTTGTAGGTAAGCCGGAAACGGCCCGCAAAACCAGGGGTGATCAATACTTTTTTGTAAACAACCGCTTTATTAAAAGCCCTTACCTCAACCATGCGGTAATGAGCGCTTTTGAAGGCATGCTTCCGAAAGACTGCTTTCCATTGTATGTGTTGTTTATAGACCTTGATCCTACCCAGGTAGACATTAACGTGCACCCTACCAAACAGGAGATTAAATTTGAGGATGAAAAAATCATTTACGCATTTGTACAGGCAGCCGTGAAGCATTCCCTGGCCACTTTCAGCGTAGCTCCCTCCCTCGACTTTACATTAAACCCGATCATTCAACAACTGGATGCAGTAAGTAAGCCATTTACCGACGATCAGCAACAATCGGCATCCGGTTCAGATTTATACAAAACATTTACACAAAAGCACCAGGCCCATGCTATAGAGGGCAGCAACAAAGCAGAACTGAAGCATTGGAAAGATGCCTTTACTCCCCTGGGACGAGAAAGCAGCAATAGTGGTGGTGGATATACAGGAAGTAATAGCAATGCAGCAGCAGATCAATACAATGCAGGAAAATATACAGATCAGGGCATGAGTAATAAAGGACAGAACAGCACCTCTGCAGGAGGATGGGCACAACCTGGAGAACGTAAGTTACCAGGGTTAACTGGTGAAGGCAGTGCTTTTGACGAAATAGGAGGCATTTCTACGGGTGGCATTGATAGTTTATACTCTCTTGAAATACCTGCCGCCCGCCAGCTGATACAAGGAGCTCCCTTATTACAGCTGCATAACACATACGTATTAGCTCCGGTTACCAGTGGCTTTATTGTTGTGCATCAACAACTGGCACATGAGCGTATTTTATATGAACGTTACTCCATAGCTGCCCACTCGCAAAGTATGGCTTCCCAGCAAAGCCTGTTCCCCGTTACGCTGGAACTGGCCGCAGCTGATGCCGCATTGTTACACGATCTATTGCCCGAGTTAAAAGCCATCGGCTACCAGGTAGAACCTTTTGGTAAAGACAGCTTTATTATCCAGGGCACCCCTGCCGATATTTCACAAGGCAATGAAAGACATTCTATTGAACTGTTAATTGAACAGTTTAAACATTTCAGCAGCGATATCAAATTCAGCAAACGCGAAAAACTGGTACGCTGCATGGCACGCCAGCAGGCCATTAAAGCCGGACAGGTTTTAAGCCAGCAGGAAATGGCCACCCTGGTAGAAGAACTACTGAAATGCAGCACGCCTAACGTTACCCCAACCGGTAATCCTACTTATCTGGAATACAAAGAAGATTATCTGGATAAGATGTTCGGGCGATAA